The Punica granatum isolate Tunisia-2019 chromosome 4, ASM765513v2, whole genome shotgun sequence sequence GATAATCACTATAGAGAAGACcagaatttgaaattttatctaCGCTTTTTAGGCTTGAAATCCTGTGGCCCTgcaagttcagaaatggatgaTTCCATCTCCTCAGCCAAAGTCATAGCCAGATCCACCTTCCCCATTTTCTTGAGATTGTTGATCAGTGACCGGTAAATATACAGGGAGGGGCGGATCTGCCTCAGCTTCATCTCACTGAAGAGTCTAAGCGATTGGTCAATGTTTCCTGAGCGACCGAATGTCTCAATAAGTGCAGTGTAAGTAAGCAAATCCGGTTCAACACTACTTCCTTCCATTTCCTTCAAAATTGCTTCACACATATCAAATCTCCCAGCCTTGCGCAAGCTGTTTAATAAGGTATTATAGGATAGAATATCAGGTGCGATACTGGCTTCCTTCATTGCAGCAAACTCATAAAGCATTTCATCAACACTACCAGCACGACCCAGCATGTCCAAGATGGTGTTACAAGTGAAAAGATCGGGTTTACATTTCAGACCATTCATATGGTTGAACACGAACAGAGCTTTGTCAATCTGTCGAGACTCGGCAAAAGATAATATGATCCTGTTCAAAATTATCGAGCTTCTGTGTAATGTCAGCTCCACTACTTCCTTGATAAATTTGAGGAGCTTCGTGCAATCAGATGTCTTGAGAAATGCTTTGGCGAGGGCAAGGTAAGAAGCTGAACTCAAATATTCATGGGACCCCACTAGATGCTTAAAAACTTGACATGACATATTGATTTCGCCTTTCTCAGATGCTGCTGCCAAAAGAAGATTGTACGTTTTCAAGTCTAAGAAGACACCCTTCTCGTGCAAGGTTACCAATAATTCGGGAATAGACGAAAGGTTGCCATCCTTGCACAATTTAACAATGTGAACACTATAGATTTCCCCGCTTATTCTTGGGTCATTCAAGAAATTATCCCTCACTTCAACTTCATCAGGAGAGGCCTCCGTTGAATAGAACTGCATCAAATTCCCAAGGAAATCACTTCCAACTCTAAAGGAGGCTGGATCCAAATGAATTCGGCTAGATGTAAGACAGCTCCATATTAGAACTTAGAATGGTAGCATGACAATGGAAGTCAAGGGACTATAACATGAATCGAAAACTGCAGTGAGTATTCTACATCAGTTCTGAACTTCATTGCAATACAAGGTTGTCTTATGACTAacaaaaaacctttttttctttttcaaacaTCTCTGTTGATCCTGAAGGTGATAGAACATATCAAGAGGCTGACCACTTTTAGCATAAACCAGCAGTAAACAGAATCAAATTTGGAATGGGCGAAAACACAGAAACTCAGTGCAAACAATTTCCCCACTTTCTGAGCAATGATAAGTCGgctcttttccatgctttgaaCAATTCGTTCTGAAAACCATAAATTTCAAGAACTGCCATTTGGTTTTAGTAACAGGCAATGACCAAACagaatgaaaaataagaataacgtgaaatatatgaattaatgtgtgcgtgtgcatatatataagaacTTGACGTGAAACTATTCAACTTACAGATTTTTGACGTAGGTCAAATTTAGGATTCCAAATTTTTCCAGCCCCCACTAACAAGCTAGAACCCATCCCAAATCCTAGGAGAATGCTAGCCTCCCGCACTCGCTGCAAAATCAAGCAGGAAAGACAGTCAACTGATTGGAACCCGAATCCAAACGAAGAGCTAAACGGGAAGGAAATTAGGAATGATCAATCGAACAAGTTGGCAGCTTACATGGGGAGGAGACAACCTTCGCCTTGTTCCCCTTCCTCTGACATCCTCCAGCAACACTCCTTTCGCAGCTCTTGCTACGGAAACGAGCCGTTTCAGGCCACACAGACGCAGCCGCCCATTGCCCAGTTGGCCCAGCGCCGCCATTTCGTCGAAAGGATGGCCTGTTGATGATGGAAAGGTATTGAAAAGAACGGCTTTTTTTTCTCCGGCAATTTAAAAGGGCATGAGTTCCTCATCACAGACCATTATAACCACCATGCTCCAATCACCACACCCTGAAGTATATACATTGAGCAGTAACGAAGAACCTGCATTTCTACCATAAGCCCCAAGTTCCATTTTTTATCGGTTTTCCCAATTTTTCGGAAATAGAGTTGAGACGATAATACTCCGAACTTTCGATATTCAGGCCGGCAGACGGATTTTTGAATGGGAATTTACCTGCGGCACCCGCCAGGCCCTGGCGCTGAGAGATTAGTAGCCTGAGCCGGCAGCCTCGGGGACTGATAGAGCTGCCACGCGACGAGCCGCAGCTGTAGCCGCCATAGCTCGGAGCATTCTTCAGAGAGTTATCGGCGGAGCAGACCAGTGCGTGCGGAAGGAGAGACGGACGGCGTCCACTGACGGCTAACGAGAACGAGACACGGCGACTGGCACGTCGACCTAAATGTGGAATGGAAGGGAAAGTCCCCACGACGTCGCATTTATTCCTCCACGTGCAACTTTTGGATTAATTGCATTTTACACCCTGAAGTTTGATCGGTGTTTCACATTTGCCACCCCATGGTTCATATCATCATCCATACATTAGGCCAGAGGAGAGTGCCAAAGGAGCACTCTCATTAGGCCACATGTCATTCAAGTGGTGActcttcaaaaaataatttaaaaaatctattcttccttctttctttagaatttttttttaaaaaagtattaCAGCCAATTTTGGGCACATGAATATtcagcctttttttttcaaattcttttatttgattCCTACTTTAATAATCATCGAGAGGATGTAACACGAGATGTGAATTTACAAATACAAAAAGCTTAATAAAGTcacaataattttataatttatatgatcAAAATGTGAAtttgaaatatgaatttttttcataaaactACTCCGTAGCATCGCGCGGGTTTCTCTTtcgagtatatatatattttggagaaaaaaaatgatagagGACTAAAAgtgaataattaagaaaaaattgagagCAGTGTTCAGTTCTAAGAATGGTTTATGATGAAATTAGagaattagaaaattttgatgactaatttttttataagtacaaaaataaaaagaaaataaatgtgtTATCTGATAATTATTCGATAAACAATCGTCATGACAAACATAAACTTGAAGGCGGCAGCAAAACGCggatttttaatactaataaGTCTAAAGAGATGGATTATTCTGCCTCTGAGCGTCTCAATAACCCGAATCACTAACACAGTGGCAATTGATTGATGATGAAAAATTGATCATGTAGCCAATACAGATGAGGTCACAGCCAGGGGTTTATGACTTGCGTTTTACCACAAAGTAAGTCCGAAACGAAAAGGGAAACCATCGTTAATGTTGAGAGTAGTAGTTACTAAAACCAActctctttttaaaaaaaaaaaaatttgtttgcTCGAAGTTATTAAAACCGACTTAGTTTAACGTGTTTAAACTTAGTTTACATGATGGTGCGTGTGTCGTGGTGTGCTACGAACTTTCTATACATTTGGTGTACAGTCGGGTTAACGTGTTTGCATCGGCCATGTAGATGCAGTTCCTGTCAGGCACCCGAGCAGTTAAACAATGTAGTCAGTTGATATGAAGTTCAACTATCAAGGAACAAACTGAAATAAATAGAACTCTAGAGGACCACTTGATCTTTGCCTTGACTCAATGAGAAGGACGGGATGGGATGAAGAACATAAGCCTTTTGCATTAACAAAGGACAGAAATGTTGAATGTCTGCCCCCAAGAAATTGATGTCTATACTAGCTCATGTCATCTGCTCGATTTGAGTCGGGTCTCTCGCTCTCCTTCTAAACCGATGGCTCGGTCTGCAATCATTTCTAGACACTTTTAACTTGTCAGCCAGAATGTGGAAGCTACTAACACAAACCGAAGTTGAGCAATCTATATACATCTCCTCTACTTGTCAGTTAATGCTGTCAGCCAGTTGCTGGCACGAACGCAGTTGAAGTATCGCACATGCCAAGTTCCTCTCTTTGATCTGCCACCACAGACACGTAAACAGACTGTTATATCAGTCTCAAACCGAGATTGTTACTCGAATTATCGAAGACATTTGGGTTATTTGTTGGCATTGTGTTGTGCTCTTACCTCTAACTGGGATATAATCCTGAGATGTTCCAAGCACTCCTCTAGCAGCAGCTTTTCCTGGGCCACCACCTCGGCCAACTCCGAGAACAATGGGACAGCACTCTCTGCCTGTAAAGGTATTATGCTGAAATCACGAGGCCAAATGCAGAAGAGCATAGAAAATATGCAGAAGAGCTAGAAGACAGTGAtgctcaccgagcgcgtgaaGCCATTCAGAAATGACTTGATCGACAATGTGAGGTCTGATGCATGCCGAAGCGCATAGGAAGTCGTCATTGGGTCAGCCTGTACGACCGAGAAAGATCTCAGTTGAAGTTTCTCGAGACATATGAACAAGAAGATCATACAACATTTTCTATCTTTGTTCACCTCTGCGCCATATTGTAACGGTATCCTGCTAACAATGGAGTGGAGACTCTCCACGGTGTTCGAGATTGCGGACGAATGTTGCCACTCCATATCTCCCCAGTCTTCCAGTGGCTTCATCTGCACCACAAAATGGATTTGAACTAAATGCAATTTGCATTTTTGAGTATTACCACTTTATGCGGGCGAAATCAGGCACATACTAGAGAGCGGAGAATGCAGTTAAGCTTTATCTCGAGCCTTTCTCGCTCGAGCTGCAGCTTCTTCTGCACCACAGAATGCCGTAACTTTCCAAGGCTCTCCCAAGCAGATAACAAAATTCTCTGCATAAAAAGATAACGCAATATACAATCATATCAGTACACGAAACGAAAGGCTGAAAAACAAGTCCGGTAATTATGCTTCTAGAGTAGTTCGATTATCTGCAGATGGAAATCTCACATACCTCAACCTGTTCGGTGGTCGTCTGGCTTGCCACATCAGATCTAGCATTTGCGAGCCTCCACTGCATCAATCGGTTATGAAGCAGCCGAAGCTGGTGGAAATGATCTCCCCCACTAGAAGAACCTAAAGGCGACAAATTAGAAGGGGAAGTTTTCTTGCTCTTGAACAAGTCGAGTCCCATATTAAGCAACCTCTCCACGCCTTTAGGCCTCGAGGGGCTAGAGGGCGGTTTCATGCTTGAAAATGAAGGGGACCTTGATTTGTTCTCGACCGACATTGGAGGGGAAGCTGTCCTGCCCGGTGACATGGCCCACTGGGACCTTGAACTGCCATAACCTGTAAGTGAACTAGCCCTCCTGATCGCACCTTTTATCGTGAATTTCTTTGATTTCTCGGAATCATGATCTAGCACGAGATTAGGAACATTCACGGCCTCCAGGTTGTCTCTTTTAGTCCTTCTTGTCAAATTATTCATGTACCGTGATGAAACCTCTATACCTGACTTCTTCGAAGCAGAAGATAAATTTGAAGCGCATGAAGATGATGCCTCGCTGGATTCATACTCAGAATCGAGTAAATCAGGAAAAGGCTCTGCCTCTGATCTCCTACAGGACGAGCTCTTGTAAAGAGCATTCTCATCAACGGAAAGTCTTCCCGGAAGTAGAGATTTAGGACTTTCGAAAGTTGATAAGTTTGAAGCTGCCGAAGAAGAAGTCGATTTCCTGCCAGCGAAAGTAAACTTCCCCGTGTATCTCATTGACCCACCAAGGATCTGTCTATGGTTCTCTTTGAGAATACTACTTCTGCTACCAGTAATGCCCCTATGACTGTCACTCTCAAACCTGCTGACCTCACTGCAACTCTTCTGCCTATTTAGCAAGAGACTGCTATTCGACGGCACATTCTTGTCGCTGTTCTTCCTCCCCAGGAGATCCTTCAGCCTGTCGTTTCCGAGATGATCAGCAAGAGTGTCCAAACTCTTGTTATCGGAACTCGAAGAAACAGAAATCGTGGTGGCCGAGGGCCACAGTCCTCGTGGGGGGTCCATATCGTCAGAGCCACGGAGAGCCCTTTTAGAATCCGATGATTGGGTGATCGGCTTCCTCCATGAAGGGCACGAGGCTTGGTTTGGGGACTGGATCCCGCCATCATGCAGAGGAGTTGAGCCCGGGGAAGACAGGAACCTCGAGCTCACTTCTCTTGATCTCGTCCTACGGGGCTTGTGCGGATGATGATGATCTTGAACCGACGTTTCCCCATCACTCTTCTTCATCGTTGATTGCTgctctgtgaagggagaaggcagagagaagagagagggaagtgatggaggATTCGGAGTTTGTTGAGAATGAGGTGCTTTAAGGTAAAAACAAACATTTGAAAAAGTGGCGGCAGAGTTGATAATATCAACGGCCACCAGGCCGGCGAGATAATAGGGATTTTTGGATGATTTTCTGCgccaaaaatttcattttttaaaccGGTGACCCAGACTCGGACTAATTCTTCAGTGGGTATAATGACCCACCGAAAATATCTCGTAGTTAGAGCTAAATCATCTCGTAATCAAAGTCAAATTCACACTCGAACAAGAGTTAATATCAGTAGGCAGATACCATCTCGTGATATGAAATGTGGAAGATCTTCAAAGTGGAAGGTTTGTTTGTTTTGGTGATAACTGATGAGAAGGTTGTTCGACGATATGAGAAACTTAAGCGAGTGGGATACGAGGTATTTATAGAGCATATATTGGATGAGTATTACTTATCCATTTGGATCTATAATATCCaatgaaaatgaatgaaaatgaaaaattaaccCACAATGGAATCACAAATTCTCACTTACAAGCATTTTGATGAGTTCTTACTCATTTAAAATGGATGAGTAATATTCATCGAATATTTTCTCGGCATTTATATGCGGCCGGCTTGTCGTTTCGACTGTGAGTTtcctccttttgccacgag is a genomic window containing:
- the LOC116204879 gene encoding QWRF motif-containing protein 3-like; translated protein: MKKSDGETSVQDHHHPHKPRRTRSREVSSRFLSSPGSTPLHDGGIQSPNQASCPSWRKPITQSSDSKRALRGSDDMDPPRGLWPSATTISVSSSSDNKSLDTLADHLGNDRLKDLLGRKNSDKNVPSNSSLLLNRQKSCSEVSRFESDSHRGITGSRSSILKENHRQILGGSMRYTGKFTFAGRKSTSSSAASNLSTFESPKSLLPGRLSVDENALYKSSSCRRSEAEPFPDLLDSEYESSEASSSCASNLSSASKKSGIEVSSRYMNNLTRRTKRDNLEAVNVPNLVLDHDSEKSKKFTIKGAIRRASSLTGYGSSRSQWAMSPGRTASPPMSVENKSRSPSFSSMKPPSSPSRPKGVERLLNMGLDLFKSKKTSPSNLSPLGSSSGGDHFHQLRLLHNRLMQWRLANARSDVASQTTTEQVERILLSAWESLGKLRHSVVQKKLQLERERLEIKLNCILRSLMKPLEDWGDMEWQHSSAISNTVESLHSIVSRIPLQYGAEADPMTTSYALRHASDLTLSIKSFLNGFTRSAESAVPLFSELAEVVAQEKLLLEECLEHLRIISQLEIKERNLACAILQLRSCQQLADSIN
- the LOC116205272 gene encoding pentatricopeptide repeat-containing protein At1g11900, translated to MAALGQLGNGRLRLCGLKRLVSVARAAKGVLLEDVRGRGTRRRLSPPHRVREASILLGFGMGSSLLVGAGKIWNPKFDLRQKSFYSTEASPDEVEVRDNFLNDPRISGEIYSVHIVKLCKDGNLSSIPELLVTLHEKGVFLDLKTYNLLLAAASEKGEINMSCQVFKHLVGSHEYLSSASYLALAKAFLKTSDCTKLLKFIKEVVELTLHRSSIILNRIILSFAESRQIDKALFVFNHMNGLKCKPDLFTCNTILDMLGRAGSVDEMLYEFAAMKEASIAPDILSYNTLLNSLRKAGRFDMCEAILKEMEGSSVEPDLLTYTALIETFGRSGNIDQSLRLFSEMKLRQIRPSLYIYRSLINNLKKMGKVDLAMTLAEEMESSISELAGPQDFKPKKRR